From Desulfobacterales bacterium, the proteins below share one genomic window:
- the hisB gene encoding imidazoleglycerol-phosphate dehydratase HisB — protein sequence MPRSAEIERKTKETQILAKLDVDGSGKSEISTGVPFFDHMLDLFSVHGFFDLTLKATGDVAVDYHHTVEDVGIVLGDAIRESLGERKGIRRYGHAVTPMDDTLAEVTIDLSNRPYLAYHLPDAFQPKFADLATEFFRSIANHAGMNLHVNVRYGHNDHHVTEAIFKSFGRALDQAVSLDERISRVHSTKGTI from the coding sequence ATGCCCCGCAGCGCGGAAATAGAAAGAAAGACCAAGGAAACCCAGATTCTGGCCAAGCTTGATGTGGACGGCTCCGGTAAAAGCGAGATCAGCACGGGGGTTCCGTTTTTCGATCATATGCTGGATTTGTTCTCTGTTCATGGGTTCTTCGACCTCACGCTGAAAGCCACCGGCGATGTGGCGGTTGATTATCATCATACGGTGGAGGATGTGGGCATCGTGCTGGGGGATGCCATCCGCGAGTCCCTGGGCGAGCGAAAAGGCATCCGGAGATACGGCCATGCCGTCACTCCGATGGATGATACGCTGGCGGAAGTTACCATTGATCTGTCCAATCGGCCCTATCTGGCCTATCATCTGCCGGATGCGTTTCAGCCGAAATTTGCGGATTTGGCAACCGAGTTCTTCCGCTCCATTGCCAATCATGCGGGAATGAATCTGCATGTCAACGTGCGCTACGGGCATAACGATCACCATGTCACCGAGGCGATTTTCAAGTCCTTCGGCCGGGCGCTGGACCAGGCGGTATCTCTGGATGAACGCATTTCCCGGGTACACTCCACCAAGGGAACTATTTAA
- the hisA gene encoding 1-(5-phosphoribosyl)-5-[(5-phosphoribosylamino)methylideneamino]imidazole-4-carboxamide isomerase: MIIIPAIDIKGGRCVRLAQGRMDEETVYSDDPAAMAMRWEKDGAGRLHVVDLDGAIEKKPKNLPQIRAIIDAVEIPVQVGGGIRDMETLRMYLESGVDRVVIGTEAIRNPDLVRQACQAYPDRIVVGIDARGGRVAIEGWTETTDASAVELARQFEHSGVAAINFTDIERDGMRTGPNIKETRRLAESVSIPVVASGGVSSLDDIKALLPLASAGVVGVIIGKALYDGNVDLPAAVRLVSGASK, encoded by the coding sequence ATGATCATTATTCCGGCAATTGATATCAAAGGCGGCCGCTGTGTCCGTCTGGCGCAGGGCCGCATGGATGAAGAGACGGTCTATTCGGATGATCCGGCCGCAATGGCGATGCGCTGGGAAAAAGACGGCGCGGGTCGCCTGCATGTGGTGGATCTTGACGGGGCGATTGAAAAAAAGCCCAAAAACCTGCCGCAGATCCGCGCCATTATTGATGCCGTGGAGATTCCGGTTCAGGTCGGGGGCGGTATCCGGGATATGGAGACCCTCCGCATGTATCTGGAAAGCGGCGTGGACCGGGTGGTTATCGGCACCGAGGCCATCCGTAACCCGGATCTGGTCAGGCAGGCCTGTCAGGCTTACCCGGATCGGATCGTTGTGGGCATTGATGCAAGAGGCGGCCGGGTGGCCATTGAAGGCTGGACGGAAACCACCGACGCAAGTGCCGTGGAACTGGCCCGACAGTTTGAGCACAGCGGGGTGGCGGCGATTAATTTTACCGATATCGAGCGCGACGGCATGCGCACCGGGCCGAATATTAAAGAAACCCGCCGGCTGGCCGAGTCCGTGTCGATTCCTGTGGTCGCATCCGGCGGGGTTTCATCCCTGGATGATATCAAAGCCCTGCTGCCGCTGGCTTCTGCCGGGGTGGTCGGGGTGATCATCGGCAAAGCCCTGTATGACGGCAATGTGGATCTGCCTGCCGCAGTAAGGCTTGTAAGCGGGGCTTCTAAGTAA